AAGGATGCGGCCCTTCGCAAAGCCGGGATCGAGATCGCACGGCCGGTTTCAATCGGGGAGGATGTCTGGATCGGCGGCGGCGCAACCATTCTGGGCGGCGTCTCGATCGGGGATGGCGCAATCGTCGGCGCAGGCGCGGTTGTGACGAAAGATGTGCCGAGCGGTGCGACGGTCGTCGGCAATCCGGCTCGGATACAGATGTGATTTCTTATCCATATCGACATTGGCCTTGATTGACGCCGGATGGCGCTAGATTAACGGCGAACACGGAGGATAGGCGATGGCCAAGAAGAACCTGCCATGGGAAGGTGGCTGCCGTTGTGGCCGCGTCAGGCTGAAGATCAGCGCAAAGCCGCTGCTCACAATGGCATGTCATTGCACCGGCTGCCAGAAAATGTCGTCCAGCGCCTATTCTCTGAGCGCCGCGATACCGGCGGAAGGCTTCGAGGTAACGCGGGGCGAACCCGTAATTGGCGGGCTGCACGGCGTAACAAGACACTATTTCTGCCCACATTGCATGAGTTGGATTTTTACGCGACCCGAGGGCATGGACTGGTTCGTCAATCTGCGTGCAACCATGCTGGATGATACAAGCTGGTTCGCACCTTTCATCGAGACTTGGACGAGGGAGAAGCTGTCATTTGCCGAAACCGGCGCGGTCTATAGCTTTGAGACGCTGCCGGAAATGGATGCCTATGAGGGGCTGGTGAAGGAGTATATGGCGCGGGATGAGGCTTAGAAGCCTTGGATCAGAGAAATTCAGGCGGCAGAAATCTCGTTGCCTTTCGAAGTCAGGTCTGCGACCAATCCCCCGTTTCGTCCGGCTGAACAACGCCAACGATCTCTTGATTTGAGGATTCGACCACGATGCCCTTGCAGGCAATGTTGTCCTCTGATCCGATCTTAAGTTGATAACCGCTGTCCTCGCTCCAGTTCCGCCAGGCGCTCCTTGCAGATCGCTTCGGCGGAACGGTGGAGGTTTTCTGTCCGCTCGAGCAGCCAACCAAGACAACGACGCGGGCAAGCTCGCGCTGCTGTTCTTCCGGCAGATGTTTCAAGGACGATCGCATGGGTGTACCGATCGGCCAAGGGCGATTCGTCGTCTGCTGCTGGAAACTGTAGGAACGGCGGCGGCTTGCAAGCCGGCGCAATCTTCCGCGGCCACGGCGGAGCGGGACGGTAACTTGCTTTTCAGGGGCAGGTGCTTCGCCGCTTAGCACTTCTGCCATGCGCTCCGTCGCCATCATGTCGCGTTGAAGACGACAAGCGGATCAAGCCGCATCATGATGCCGGGCGGCTCCTGCATAGAGAAGCCGGCCAACAGTGCTCGCAACGCCGGCGCAGGTTATGGGCAGACAATCTGCGCATAACGTCGAAAACAAGGATTTACTCGTCGCCCATCTTCAGCGCTGCGATGAACGCCTCCTGCGGGATTTCCACCTTGCCGAACTGGCGCATGCGCTTCTTGCCGGCCTTCTGCTTGTCGAGCAGCTTGCGCTTGCGGGTGGCGTCGCCGCCGTAGCACTTGGCGGTCACGTCTTTGCGCAGCGCTGAGATGGTTTCGCGGGCAATCACATTTCCGCCGATCGCCGCCTGGATCGGGATCTTGAACATGTGCTTCGGGATCAGCTCCTTGAGCTTTTCGCACATGTCTCGGCCGCGCTTTTCAGCCGCTGTCCGGTGCACCATCATCGACAGCGCGTCGACCGGTTCGCCGTTGACCAGAATCGACATCTTGACGAGGTTGCCTTCGCGGTGATCGGTCAACGCATAGTCGAAGGAGGCGTACCCCTTCGAAATCGATTTCAGCCGGTCGTAGAAATCGAACACAACTTCATTGAGTGGCAGATCGTAAGTCAGCATTGCCCGCGTGCCGACATAGGTTAGTTCGATCTGGATGCCACGACGATCCTGGCAGAGCTTCAGGATGCCGCCGAGGTAATCGTCCGGCGTCAGGATCGTAGCTCGGATCCAGGGTTCGTGGATTTCTGAGATTTTCACGACATCCGGCATGTCGGCGGGATTGTGCAACTCACGCTCCGTACCGTCGGTCATGTACATCTTATAGACGACGGAAGGCGCGGTTGCGATGAGGTCCAGGTCGAATTCGCGTTCCAGGCGTTCCTGGATGATTTCGAGATGAAGCAAGCCGAGGAAGCCGCAACGGAAGCCGAAGCCGAGTGCTGCGGACGATTCCATCTCGAATGAGAAGGAGGCGTCGTTAAGGCGCAGCTTGCCCATCGCGGCGCGCAGATCTTCGAAATCGGCAGCATCGACCGGGAAGAGACCGCAGAAGACGACGGGCTGGGCCGGCTTGAAGCCAGGCAGCGCTTCGGCAGTCGGTCGCTTGTCCTCGGTGATCGTATCGCCGACGCGGGTATCGGCCACTTCCTTGATGCTGCCGGTGATAAAACCGATTTCGCCAGGACCGAGGCAATCCACATTGACCATCTTCGGCGTCAGCACGCCGACGCGTTCCACCTGATATTTGGCATCGGTGCCCATCATGCGAATTGTCTGACCCTTGGTCAGTACGCCATCGATGACGCGCACCAGAACCATGACGCCGAGATAGGCGTCGTACCAGCTGTCGACGAGCAGGGCCTTGAGCGGCGCCTTTTCGCCGCCCGGGCTCTTCGGCGCCGGCAGCTTGTGGACGATGGCTTCCAGCACGGCTGGAATGCCGAGACCGGTCTTGGCGGAAATCAGGACCGCGTCGGAAGCGTCGATGCCG
Above is a window of Rhizobium etli 8C-3 DNA encoding:
- the lepA gene encoding translation elongation factor 4 — translated: MARMSTNPTTPLSHIRNFSIVAHIDHGKSTLADRLIQTTGGLAEREMSEQVLDNMDIERERGITIKAQTVRLHYKAQDGETYILNLIDTPGHVDFAYEVSRSLSACEGSLLVVDASQGVEAQTLANVYQAIDNNHELVTVLNKIDLPAAEPERIKEQIEEVIGIDASDAVLISAKTGLGIPAVLEAIVHKLPAPKSPGGEKAPLKALLVDSWYDAYLGVMVLVRVIDGVLTKGQTIRMMGTDAKYQVERVGVLTPKMVNVDCLGPGEIGFITGSIKEVADTRVGDTITEDKRPTAEALPGFKPAQPVVFCGLFPVDAADFEDLRAAMGKLRLNDASFSFEMESSAALGFGFRCGFLGLLHLEIIQERLEREFDLDLIATAPSVVYKMYMTDGTERELHNPADMPDVVKISEIHEPWIRATILTPDDYLGGILKLCQDRRGIQIELTYVGTRAMLTYDLPLNEVVFDFYDRLKSISKGYASFDYALTDHREGNLVKMSILVNGEPVDALSMMVHRTAAEKRGRDMCEKLKELIPKHMFKIPIQAAIGGNVIARETISALRKDVTAKCYGGDATRKRKLLDKQKAGKKRMRQFGKVEIPQEAFIAALKMGDE
- a CDS encoding GFA family protein, whose translation is MAKKNLPWEGGCRCGRVRLKISAKPLLTMACHCTGCQKMSSSAYSLSAAIPAEGFEVTRGEPVIGGLHGVTRHYFCPHCMSWIFTRPEGMDWFVNLRATMLDDTSWFAPFIETWTREKLSFAETGAVYSFETLPEMDAYEGLVKEYMARDEA